A portion of the Eubacterium maltosivorans genome contains these proteins:
- a CDS encoding cation-translocating P-type ATPase, which produces MDNHRQKPWHALPAKDVFAGLQTSEEGLSDAEAAERLRKNGRNVLRSKPPRSIAQMLWSQITDPMVLILIGAAIFSAVLREWTEAGVIFTIVVLNALIGIVQEKKAQSSLEALKNMSAPTARVLREDEESVVPASELVTGDIVFLSDGDMVPADLRLIDSANLKVQEASLTGESVPSEKDADELFPERCALGDRGNMAYTSSIVTYGRATGVVVATGMDTEVGNIAGMLDSQDETDTPLKRKLGAVGKTLTIIGVIVCVLIFAIGALYHRPLIPQFLVAISLAISIIPEGLPATATIVMALGVQRMARKNALIRKLPAVETLGSATVICSDKTGTLTLNQMTVTQVAVNGDFEVGRAVSVDAAAKAHPEVYRELIYAADLCNDASFDPDQEGAIIGDPTEGALLHMTRAFGLDHDSMEDTCPRVFENPFDSDRKRMTTVHLVEGRLTAYTKGAVDELLPFCTQMLTGQGIRPMTETDRENIQRLCLKMSEKALRVLGFATRQLEEIPEDEEENVEHDLTFIGVVGMIDPPRKEVAESVRTCRKAGIRTVMITGDHRVTAIAIARELDIFQEGNTVLTGDELERLSEHELDKAVKTTTVYARVSPADKLRIIKALKRGGEVAAMTGDGVNDSPALKAADIGVAMGVTGTDVAKEAADMILLDDSFTTIAYAIKEGRRVYRNIQKVIQFLLAGNIAEILTLFVATVFNWDAPLLAVHILWVNLATATLPALALGVDPASKNIMRHPPVKSGTLFERDLIFRVIRQGVFVAAMTLVAYWIGFKTGSHITGQTMAFCVLALSQMLRAFNQRSNTEPVWVRAEGANPWLILSFVASAALMACILFIPPLQAAFKVTLLSGSQWLTVIGLSLLSVVQVEVVKWIKRMRGSKASR; this is translated from the coding sequence ATGGATAATCACAGACAGAAGCCTTGGCACGCGCTGCCGGCAAAAGATGTTTTTGCCGGCCTGCAGACCTCAGAGGAGGGCTTAAGCGATGCTGAGGCAGCCGAAAGGCTAAGAAAAAACGGACGCAATGTGCTGCGTTCAAAACCGCCGAGATCCATTGCACAGATGCTCTGGTCTCAGATCACAGACCCCATGGTCCTTATTTTAATTGGCGCTGCCATTTTTTCAGCAGTGCTGAGAGAATGGACCGAGGCAGGGGTCATTTTTACCATCGTTGTGCTGAATGCCCTTATTGGCATTGTTCAGGAGAAAAAGGCCCAGTCCTCTCTGGAGGCGTTGAAAAATATGAGCGCACCCACAGCCCGCGTACTGCGGGAGGATGAGGAGAGCGTTGTGCCTGCCAGTGAGCTGGTGACCGGGGATATTGTATTTCTGAGTGACGGGGACATGGTGCCCGCAGACCTGCGGCTCATCGATTCGGCCAACCTGAAGGTGCAGGAGGCGTCCCTGACCGGGGAGTCTGTCCCGTCAGAAAAGGACGCGGATGAGCTGTTTCCAGAGCGCTGCGCGCTGGGTGACCGGGGCAACATGGCCTATACCTCATCCATTGTCACCTATGGGCGTGCCACTGGTGTGGTGGTGGCAACCGGGATGGATACAGAGGTGGGAAACATTGCCGGTATGCTCGACAGCCAGGATGAGACAGATACGCCGCTTAAGCGTAAACTGGGCGCTGTTGGCAAAACACTGACCATCATTGGGGTCATTGTCTGTGTGCTGATCTTTGCCATCGGCGCTCTTTACCACCGGCCGCTGATCCCACAGTTTCTGGTGGCGATTTCTCTGGCCATTTCCATCATTCCGGAAGGCCTGCCCGCTACGGCGACTATCGTTATGGCCCTGGGGGTTCAGCGTATGGCCAGGAAAAACGCGCTTATCCGAAAGCTGCCTGCTGTGGAAACCCTTGGGAGTGCTACGGTTATCTGCAGCGATAAAACCGGCACCCTGACCCTGAATCAGATGACGGTTACTCAGGTAGCGGTAAACGGAGATTTTGAGGTGGGCCGGGCTGTTTCAGTTGATGCGGCGGCCAAGGCCCATCCTGAGGTATACCGTGAGCTGATATACGCCGCGGACTTATGCAATGACGCCAGCTTTGACCCTGACCAGGAGGGCGCGATAATCGGCGATCCCACAGAGGGCGCACTCCTGCACATGACAAGGGCTTTTGGCCTGGATCACGATAGTATGGAGGACACCTGTCCCCGGGTTTTTGAAAATCCTTTTGACTCTGACCGGAAGCGTATGACCACAGTCCATCTGGTGGAGGGCCGGCTGACAGCTTACACTAAGGGCGCAGTGGATGAACTGCTTCCCTTTTGCACGCAGATGCTCACTGGGCAGGGAATCCGCCCTATGACGGAAACCGACCGGGAAAATATTCAACGGCTTTGTCTTAAAATGTCAGAAAAGGCGCTGCGTGTGCTGGGCTTTGCCACCAGGCAGCTTGAGGAAATCCCGGAGGATGAGGAAGAAAATGTGGAGCATGACCTGACCTTTATCGGTGTCGTGGGGATGATTGACCCGCCGAGAAAGGAAGTGGCGGAATCCGTAAGAACATGCCGGAAAGCGGGCATCCGTACGGTGATGATCACCGGCGACCACAGGGTCACAGCCATTGCCATAGCCCGGGAGCTGGATATTTTCCAGGAGGGCAACACAGTACTGACTGGCGACGAGCTGGAACGCCTGTCGGAGCATGAGCTCGATAAGGCGGTTAAAACCACAACGGTCTATGCCCGGGTATCGCCGGCGGACAAGCTGCGAATCATCAAAGCGCTCAAACGGGGCGGGGAGGTCGCGGCCATGACCGGGGACGGCGTCAACGACTCACCGGCCCTTAAAGCAGCGGACATCGGTGTTGCCATGGGCGTCACAGGAACGGATGTGGCCAAGGAGGCCGCAGACATGATTCTTTTGGACGACAGCTTTACGACCATTGCCTACGCAATTAAGGAAGGGCGTCGTGTTTACCGGAACATTCAAAAGGTTATCCAGTTTTTGCTGGCCGGCAACATCGCCGAGATTTTAACCCTTTTTGTGGCAACCGTCTTTAACTGGGATGCGCCGCTGCTGGCGGTTCATATTCTATGGGTTAACCTGGCAACCGCAACTCTGCCGGCGCTCGCTCTGGGGGTAGACCCGGCCAGCAAAAATATCATGCGCCATCCGCCAGTCAAGTCGGGCACGCTGTTTGAACGAGACCTTATTTTCAGGGTGATCCGCCAGGGGGTTTTTGTCGCGGCCATGACGCTTGTGGCTTACTGGATCGGCTTTAAGACTGGCAGCCACATCACTGGCCAGACCATGGCCTTTTGTGTGCTGGCGCTTTCCCAGATGCTCCGGGCCTTTAATCAGCGTTCTAATACTGAGCCGGTCTGGGTGCGGGCCGAAGGTGCAAACCCATGGCTGATCCTGTCCTTTGTGGCATCTGCCGCGCTGATGGCCTGTATTCTCTTTATTCCGCCGCTGCAGGCAGCCTTTAAGGTAACGCTGCTGAGCGGCAGCCAGTGGCTGACTGTTATAGGGCTTTCACTGCTCTCTGTTGTCCAGGTAGAGGTTGTTAAATGGATTAAACGGATGCGGGGATCAAAGGCCAGCCGTTAA
- a CDS encoding helix-turn-helix domain-containing protein has translation MNNIEKVQAAIDYIEDHLTEKLDLDVIAGAVHYSKYHLHRVFSKTVGLTLHEYRNRRQLTEAAKLLVFSERTILDIALQAGYESQQAFTAAFSAMYKQSPSQYRENEKFYPLQLRFQFEGSYNMRNSTEKTQWKITYADEGDIPCWMALVHLVIDGFPHLYEEEYVGELKRRIRKRQALILKDGEVAVGAMLFSGETGSIDFMGTHPLYRSQGIPRAFLDKMMSELHKGREISITTYREGDKADTGHRQAIMELGFAEAELLVEFGYPTQRFVLTEEGSNEA, from the coding sequence ATGAATAACATCGAAAAAGTACAGGCCGCCATTGATTATATAGAGGACCATCTAACCGAAAAGCTGGATCTTGATGTCATTGCCGGTGCAGTCCATTACTCAAAGTACCATCTGCACCGCGTCTTTTCAAAAACTGTGGGGCTGACCCTGCATGAGTACCGGAACCGGCGGCAGCTGACAGAGGCTGCCAAGCTGCTGGTGTTTTCGGAGAGAACCATACTCGACATCGCCCTGCAGGCCGGGTATGAGAGCCAGCAGGCCTTTACAGCCGCCTTTTCGGCCATGTATAAGCAGTCCCCCAGCCAATACCGGGAAAACGAAAAATTCTATCCGCTGCAGCTGAGGTTTCAATTTGAAGGGAGCTATAATATGCGAAACAGCACAGAAAAAACACAGTGGAAGATCACCTACGCTGACGAGGGCGATATCCCCTGCTGGATGGCTCTGGTCCACCTGGTCATCGACGGTTTTCCCCACTTGTATGAGGAGGAATATGTCGGTGAGCTTAAACGCCGGATCCGCAAACGGCAGGCATTGATCCTGAAGGATGGCGAGGTGGCTGTCGGCGCAATGCTTTTTTCCGGCGAAACCGGCAGCATTGATTTTATGGGGACACATCCGCTGTACCGCAGCCAGGGAATCCCCAGGGCGTTTCTGGATAAAATGATGAGTGAACTGCATAAAGGCAGGGAGATCAGCATTACTACCTACCGGGAGGGTGACAAGGCCGACACCGGTCACCGGCAGGCCATAATGGAGCTGGGCTTTGCCGAAGCCGAGCTTCTGGTAGAGTTTGGCTATCCAACCCAGCGCTTTGTCTTGACAGAGGAGGGCAGCAATGAGGCATGA
- the bzaC gene encoding 5-hydroxy-benzimidazole O-methyltransferase BzaC, with translation MASLKWDPNTSGGQYLEDLSTAYWYSESLFTALDMGLFELLEEGSTPLPELAKALDCDEPSLARYLHLLKTLDLVDCYENSWYNTTLSSTYLIKGKPLYQGNSILWRREIKADWDTLKPALEAGRRVHFPTEDISEAEMDARREEYITAMDNIIRLKVPEVLEFFGNGLKTNARILDVGAGSGAFALGFLEQFEDVQATLLDIRQVLPQTQKLVEKSSLRDKSRVLFHEQNILEPDWQLEGSYDLIILSNIVHAYAEEEISGIIKTVSRLLSEGGILLIHDFFLDHWNIKAAFSDINMFINTYNGKVFDSKWVDQTLKNNGLSTTGLIPLQTDTAVIFAAREPNALEGLTITPVQKILQPIKAIGFDRVMPYNPKDVVVAPFAKNKCKFGCRSWDKKHCSTNQEMSADETKAFVNSFSKALLLKSEPPTGDFQRKALRAETLAFKAGYYKAFVFWAGPCSICPDCDLTAPCNNHAHSRPSMEGSGIDVFATVKKAGESLKTLSERGEVIKYYALLLLE, from the coding sequence ATGGCCTCGCTTAAATGGGACCCCAACACATCCGGTGGACAGTATCTTGAAGATCTGTCCACTGCTTACTGGTATTCGGAATCACTTTTCACGGCCCTGGACATGGGCCTTTTTGAACTTTTGGAGGAAGGCAGCACCCCCCTTCCCGAACTGGCAAAAGCTCTGGACTGTGACGAACCCAGCCTGGCCCGCTATCTGCATCTGCTAAAAACACTGGATCTCGTAGACTGCTATGAAAACAGCTGGTATAATACCACGCTCTCAAGCACCTATCTCATTAAAGGAAAGCCGCTTTATCAGGGGAATTCTATTCTGTGGCGGCGTGAGATCAAAGCCGACTGGGACACCTTAAAGCCAGCCCTTGAAGCCGGCAGACGTGTCCATTTCCCGACAGAAGATATCAGCGAAGCCGAAATGGACGCCCGGCGCGAGGAGTACATCACTGCCATGGACAATATTATCCGGCTGAAGGTGCCGGAGGTGCTTGAATTCTTTGGCAATGGCTTAAAAACCAACGCCCGCATTTTGGACGTCGGCGCTGGCAGCGGCGCCTTTGCCCTTGGTTTTCTTGAACAGTTCGAGGATGTCCAGGCTACGCTTTTAGATATCCGCCAGGTCTTGCCGCAGACCCAAAAGCTGGTTGAAAAAAGCAGTCTCCGGGATAAAAGCCGCGTCCTGTTTCATGAACAGAATATCCTGGAGCCAGACTGGCAGCTTGAGGGCAGCTATGACCTCATCATCCTGTCCAACATTGTCCACGCCTATGCCGAAGAAGAAATCAGCGGCATCATAAAAACCGTATCCAGGCTTCTCTCAGAGGGCGGCATCCTGCTGATTCACGACTTTTTTCTGGATCACTGGAACATCAAGGCTGCCTTTTCAGATATTAATATGTTCATCAATACCTACAACGGCAAGGTCTTTGACTCAAAATGGGTTGATCAGACCCTTAAAAACAACGGTCTGTCCACCACAGGGCTCATCCCGCTGCAAACCGATACGGCGGTTATCTTTGCCGCCAGAGAGCCAAACGCCCTTGAGGGTCTGACCATTACGCCGGTTCAGAAAATTCTACAACCCATCAAGGCCATCGGTTTTGACAGGGTGATGCCTTACAACCCCAAGGACGTGGTGGTCGCCCCCTTTGCCAAAAACAAATGTAAATTCGGGTGCCGCTCCTGGGATAAAAAGCACTGCAGCACCAACCAGGAAATGAGCGCAGACGAGACAAAAGCTTTCGTGAACAGCTTCAGCAAGGCCCTGCTGCTAAAAAGCGAGCCGCCTACCGGCGATTTCCAGCGCAAGGCGCTGAGAGCAGAAACCCTGGCTTTTAAAGCTGGCTATTACAAGGCCTTTGTTTTCTGGGCCGGCCCCTGCAGCATCTGCCCGGACTGCGATCTCACCGCTCCCTGCAATAACCACGCCCATTCACGCCCCTCCATGGAGGGGTCTGGTATCGATGTTTTCGCCACGGTAAAAAAAGCTGGAGAGTCCCTGAAAACCCTGAGCGAACGCGGCGAGGTCATTAAATATTATGCACTGCTGCTTTTGGAGTAA
- a CDS encoding B12-binding domain-containing radical SAM protein, with amino-acid sequence MKRILLLEHPRTPGEDRQNDIANTTLSSCLNSGYLAAVLLENGYQPAIVEGYMENLSYEDIEARIAAHKPEVLGIHLVYNWEDNHTLYAFIARMKAKYQISHVTVYGYYPTFAYEEILDRCSEIDTCMLGENEITIINLMANLPDYKGLKGLAYRSGDGYEASRGELVRDLDSLPFPLRKASSYPGGEVNIFGSRGCYGGCTFCYINPYYGAEEMHCPKWRGRSPENIIAEIDTIIAQTDYRYFYFTDPNFYGPGKAGKERVLKLAALLKERNIRFGIEARANDIEPETTRALVDAGLQNILVGLESGKDASLKRLNKYTTVADNENALRVLREAGIEPSVGFIMFEPDSTIDDLKINLEFLKRNALLKTLEISVNVLYHHQIILAGSSSYHDLLAAGRLNISEHSIYEANTDYVNPCIATMAKIMRDITNHIFDYMHDTWQKSASGDPETVARYRAINHLLVDGFENALKLLEKGDITEAERQDWVRCFNAEIDKITA; translated from the coding sequence ATGAAACGAATCCTACTACTCGAACATCCCAGAACACCCGGCGAGGACCGTCAAAATGACATTGCCAACACCACCCTGTCCTCCTGCCTGAACAGCGGCTACCTGGCCGCCGTTCTGCTCGAAAACGGCTATCAGCCGGCCATTGTAGAGGGCTATATGGAAAACCTGAGCTACGAAGACATCGAAGCCCGCATTGCCGCCCACAAGCCTGAGGTGCTGGGAATCCACCTGGTTTATAACTGGGAGGACAACCACACCCTCTATGCCTTCATCGCCAGAATGAAAGCGAAATATCAGATCAGCCATGTGACCGTATATGGCTACTACCCCACCTTTGCCTATGAAGAAATCCTGGACCGGTGTTCGGAGATCGACACCTGTATGCTGGGAGAAAATGAAATAACCATCATAAACCTCATGGCAAATCTCCCGGATTATAAGGGCTTAAAGGGCCTGGCTTACCGGAGTGGGGACGGCTATGAGGCCAGCCGGGGCGAGCTCGTCCGCGATCTGGACAGCCTGCCCTTTCCCCTTCGCAAGGCGAGCTCCTACCCCGGCGGCGAGGTCAATATCTTCGGGAGCCGCGGCTGCTACGGGGGCTGTACCTTCTGCTACATCAACCCCTATTATGGCGCAGAGGAAATGCACTGCCCCAAGTGGCGCGGCCGCTCTCCTGAAAATATCATCGCTGAAATCGACACGATCATCGCTCAGACCGATTATCGCTATTTCTACTTCACCGACCCCAATTTTTATGGCCCGGGAAAGGCTGGAAAGGAACGCGTACTCAAACTGGCCGCCCTTTTAAAAGAGCGCAATATCCGTTTTGGCATTGAGGCAAGGGCCAACGATATCGAGCCCGAAACCACCAGAGCACTGGTGGACGCCGGCCTGCAGAATATTCTTGTCGGCCTGGAATCCGGCAAGGACGCCTCCCTGAAGCGGCTCAATAAATATACGACAGTAGCAGACAACGAAAACGCGCTGCGGGTGCTGCGCGAGGCTGGTATCGAGCCCAGTGTGGGCTTTATCATGTTTGAACCGGACTCTACCATCGACGACTTAAAAATCAACCTGGAATTTTTAAAGCGCAACGCTCTTTTAAAAACACTGGAAATCTCGGTCAATGTTCTCTACCATCACCAGATTATTCTGGCGGGCAGCAGCTCTTACCATGATCTTCTGGCTGCGGGAAGGCTGAACATATCCGAGCACTCCATCTACGAGGCCAATACCGACTATGTCAACCCCTGTATCGCCACCATGGCAAAAATAATGCGGGATATTACCAACCATATTTTTGACTATATGCACGACACCTGGCAGAAAAGCGCCTCGGGCGATCCCGAGACGGTGGCGCGGTATCGGGCCATCAACCATCTCCTGGTGGATGGCTTTGAAAACGCCTTAAAGCTTTTGGAAAAAGGCGATATCACCGAAGCCGAAAGGCAGGACTGGGTCCGCTGTTTTAACGCTGAAATTGACAAAATCACCGCATAA
- a CDS encoding HelD family protein yields MRHEESHKPERGTSAVPFPEEIRHLEAVAGRLDAALKATEDRVGRADEQYMETKRYMVENRGEIDPHEMFQNELALKQLDRKGAFTVGVREKLARLKASPYFARIDFQYENEEDTEKYYIGPASFNDNNELLICDWRAPVAGMFYDCEVGPAGYEAPSGKIKGHLTRKRQFKIKDGKMEYALESSVNIQDDVLQRELSHTSDEKMKSIIATIQKEQNQIIRNEKAGTMIIQGVAGSGKTSIALHRIAFLLYRFKDHLSASDIRILSPNRVFGDYISNVLPELGEEPIYEISFEDIAEEQLEGKFRFEKEKDPLETEDTRWAERARLKSSYAFKTEMDAYLKSLPENVFAPEDYCFGRFKAEADWIKIMFEADSGLPFKKRLKLMAETIHERFEADNIRGEELPKPGAILKSLNAMLRVKNTFSLYKNFYRQAGLSHMLVLPEKKTFEWADVYPYLYFKRAFEGLRENKSIRHLVVDEMQDYTPVQYAVINSIYSCPKTILGDFGQCVNPNYQNTLDDMRRLYSGAEFIALNKSYRSTYEIIQFAGKIQPVSALEPMERHGELPEVIRCSNQKEMLEKLVNKIRAFEKSGWASLGIILKTNREAQALYALLSEKHNVHLITPEGTRFKNGVSVTSIQMAKGLEFDAVLIPDADSRHYSDAYERSLLYVACTRAMHSLTLLYSGEISPLLNLP; encoded by the coding sequence ATGAGGCATGAAGAAAGCCATAAGCCAGAGCGTGGGACCAGCGCAGTTCCCTTTCCAGAGGAGATCAGGCATCTGGAAGCGGTTGCCGGCCGTCTGGACGCAGCGCTTAAAGCCACAGAGGACAGAGTGGGACGGGCGGATGAGCAGTATATGGAGACAAAACGTTATATGGTTGAAAACCGGGGAGAGATTGACCCCCATGAAATGTTTCAGAATGAGCTGGCCTTAAAGCAGCTGGACAGGAAAGGGGCCTTTACTGTGGGCGTCCGGGAAAAGCTGGCGCGTCTGAAGGCTTCGCCCTACTTTGCCCGGATTGATTTTCAGTATGAAAATGAAGAAGACACGGAAAAATATTATATTGGGCCGGCGTCCTTTAATGATAACAATGAGCTGCTGATCTGTGACTGGCGCGCGCCGGTGGCAGGCATGTTTTATGACTGCGAGGTGGGGCCGGCAGGCTATGAAGCCCCCTCGGGTAAAATCAAAGGCCATCTGACCCGAAAGCGGCAGTTTAAAATCAAAGATGGAAAAATGGAGTATGCGCTCGAAAGCTCGGTCAATATCCAGGATGATGTGCTGCAGCGTGAGCTGAGCCATACCTCCGATGAAAAGATGAAATCCATCATTGCCACCATCCAGAAGGAGCAGAATCAAATTATCCGAAACGAGAAGGCCGGAACCATGATCATCCAGGGGGTAGCGGGATCGGGTAAAACCTCCATTGCCCTGCACCGGATCGCCTTTCTGCTTTACCGCTTTAAGGATCACCTTTCAGCGTCGGACATCCGAATTTTATCGCCTAACAGGGTGTTTGGGGATTATATCTCAAATGTTTTGCCAGAGCTGGGAGAAGAGCCTATCTACGAGATAAGCTTTGAGGATATTGCCGAAGAACAGCTGGAAGGAAAATTTCGGTTTGAAAAGGAAAAAGATCCGCTGGAGACTGAGGACACGCGCTGGGCAGAACGGGCCCGGCTGAAATCAAGCTATGCGTTTAAAACGGAGATGGACGCCTATCTGAAAAGCCTGCCTGAAAATGTGTTCGCACCTGAGGATTACTGCTTTGGCCGGTTTAAGGCAGAGGCAGATTGGATAAAAATCATGTTTGAGGCGGACAGCGGTCTGCCGTTTAAAAAGCGTCTGAAGCTCATGGCAGAAACGATCCACGAGCGGTTTGAGGCGGATAATATCCGGGGAGAGGAGCTTCCAAAGCCGGGTGCGATTTTGAAAAGCCTCAATGCCATGCTCAGAGTGAAGAACACCTTTTCCCTTTATAAGAATTTTTACCGGCAGGCAGGGCTGTCACATATGCTTGTCCTGCCTGAAAAGAAGACCTTTGAATGGGCGGATGTTTACCCATATCTGTATTTTAAGAGAGCTTTTGAGGGCTTGAGGGAGAATAAGTCAATAAGACATCTGGTGGTCGATGAAATGCAGGATTACACGCCGGTCCAGTACGCGGTGATCAACAGTATTTACAGCTGCCCCAAAACCATCCTGGGCGATTTTGGACAATGTGTCAATCCTAATTATCAAAATACACTGGACGATATGAGAAGGCTCTACAGCGGCGCTGAATTTATAGCGCTCAACAAAAGCTACCGTTCCACCTATGAGATCATACAATTTGCCGGGAAAATACAGCCGGTCAGCGCATTGGAGCCCATGGAGCGGCACGGTGAACTGCCGGAGGTTATCCGCTGCAGTAACCAAAAGGAAATGCTTGAAAAGCTTGTGAATAAAATCCGGGCTTTTGAAAAAAGCGGCTGGGCATCTCTGGGGATTATCCTGAAAACAAATCGCGAGGCGCAGGCATTATATGCTCTGCTCTCAGAAAAACACAATGTCCATCTGATCACGCCAGAGGGCACGCGGTTTAAAAACGGCGTTTCCGTTACCTCTATTCAGATGGCCAAGGGGCTGGAATTTGACGCAGTCCTTATCCCGGACGCAGACAGCAGGCATTACAGCGACGCGTATGAGAGAAGCCTGCTGTACGTTGCCTGTACCCGGGCCATGCACAGCCTGACGCTTCTTTACAGCGGGGAGATAAGTCCTTTGTTAAATCTTCCTTAA
- a CDS encoding alpha/beta hydrolase: MKKEKIMQMIQAYDGLNLYMTTDTPESPRAVVIISHGMCEHSGRYAAVTQKLFDHGFKVYRYDLRGHGKSEGERGFYSTPDEITEDLHRIVDIVTAESPGLKRFLLGYSMGGFAVADFGTKYPDKADGAILFDAATRDNLGGFSRVSQSLDPLTRFPNKLAKRLTSNPEVTATYKADPLNASYFTAGLSQQLTLGIRQLAANPVFHLPVLLLHGEKDTLVDPSDSTDFFAQIASKDKQLKIYGDTQHEIFNEAVKDQVMADVIRWIENRL, encoded by the coding sequence ATGAAAAAAGAAAAAATCATGCAAATGATACAGGCCTATGATGGACTGAACCTTTATATGACAACCGATACGCCCGAATCCCCGAGGGCTGTGGTGATCATCAGCCACGGCATGTGCGAGCATTCTGGACGCTACGCGGCAGTCACCCAGAAACTTTTCGACCATGGGTTTAAGGTGTACCGCTACGACCTCCGGGGACACGGCAAATCCGAGGGCGAACGGGGTTTCTACAGCACACCGGATGAAATCACTGAGGACCTGCACCGCATTGTGGACATTGTCACAGCGGAAAGTCCTGGGCTTAAGCGCTTCCTGCTGGGCTACAGCATGGGCGGCTTTGCCGTAGCTGACTTCGGCACAAAATATCCCGACAAGGCAGACGGCGCCATTCTGTTTGACGCTGCCACCCGGGATAATCTGGGCGGCTTCAGCCGTGTCTCCCAGTCCCTTGACCCGCTGACCCGCTTTCCAAACAAGCTGGCAAAGCGGCTGACCTCAAATCCCGAAGTTACTGCCACTTACAAGGCAGACCCCTTAAACGCTTCCTACTTTACGGCTGGCCTGAGCCAGCAGCTGACACTCGGTATCCGGCAGTTAGCCGCAAATCCTGTTTTCCATCTCCCAGTGCTTCTGCTGCACGGCGAAAAAGACACCCTGGTTGATCCCAGCGATTCCACCGATTTTTTTGCGCAGATTGCCTCCAAAGACAAACAGCTTAAAATCTACGGCGACACCCAACACGAAATTTTTAACGAAGCCGTCAAAGACCAGGTCATGGCAGATGTAATCCGCTGGATTGAAAACAGGCTGTAA
- the bzaD gene encoding B12 lower ligand biosynthesis radical SAM protein BzaD — MKRILLIQAISMEGMDIERVYPIGIVTLASCIEKAGRYSLEIFDMNMAADPYGELREKMLSYQPDIIGISLRNVDPLGNRTTSLIVPFAITLSFIRRYLPNVTLMAGGTAFSLFPERLMREFPEIDLGVAGEAEEIILPLLDSIDDPPKLPGLVYRENGAVKIIPPVGKFDMGSYTMPNRELLDPREYLKVNKYVESVGVETKRGCCYNCGYCSYPLLSGCGMRCREPESVVDEIEFLHKEYGVSRIHLTDSIVNFPVNHLDDICKELIRRRLDIHWSGFFREHLLTPENAPLCRDSGCECFSLSPDGLSQTALDILDKHLTVDEILHTARVLSDVGITTVYHFLVNTPGDTWKTVDEGKALIDQIYDIHAASKTIGTIVLNLIRIMPRTKVEKLALENGVITPETDLLFPTYYNPDPFKTVRYDLEIYHNKRNIFMWQDA; from the coding sequence ATGAAACGAATCCTACTAATTCAGGCCATATCCATGGAAGGTATGGACATCGAGCGGGTTTATCCCATCGGCATTGTGACCCTGGCCTCCTGTATTGAAAAGGCTGGCCGGTACAGCCTGGAAATTTTTGACATGAATATGGCCGCGGACCCCTACGGCGAGCTTCGTGAAAAAATGCTCAGCTATCAGCCGGACATCATCGGTATTTCCCTGCGAAACGTAGACCCGCTGGGCAACCGGACCACCTCGCTGATCGTTCCCTTTGCCATTACCCTGTCCTTTATTAGACGCTATCTGCCTAACGTCACTCTGATGGCCGGCGGCACCGCCTTTTCCCTTTTTCCAGAACGCCTGATGCGAGAATTCCCTGAAATCGACTTGGGCGTTGCCGGCGAGGCCGAAGAAATTATTCTGCCGCTTCTGGACAGCATCGACGATCCGCCAAAGCTGCCCGGGCTGGTATACCGTGAAAACGGAGCGGTAAAAATCATTCCGCCTGTTGGAAAATTTGACATGGGCAGCTACACCATGCCCAACCGCGAGCTTTTAGACCCGCGGGAATACCTGAAGGTCAACAAATATGTGGAGAGCGTAGGGGTTGAAACCAAACGCGGCTGCTGTTATAACTGCGGCTATTGCTCCTATCCGCTTCTCTCCGGCTGTGGCATGCGCTGCCGCGAGCCAGAATCCGTGGTGGATGAAATCGAATTTTTACACAAAGAGTACGGCGTCAGCCGTATCCACCTCACCGATTCCATTGTCAACTTTCCGGTAAACCATCTGGACGACATCTGCAAAGAGCTGATCCGGCGCAGGCTGGATATTCACTGGAGCGGCTTTTTCAGGGAGCACCTGCTGACACCCGAAAACGCCCCGCTGTGCCGTGATTCGGGCTGTGAGTGCTTCTCCCTGTCGCCCGACGGGCTCAGCCAGACTGCGCTGGATATTCTGGACAAGCACCTGACAGTCGATGAGATTCTTCACACCGCCAGGGTCTTGTCAGACGTTGGCATTACCACGGTTTACCATTTCCTTGTCAACACGCCCGGTGATACCTGGAAAACAGTGGATGAGGGAAAAGCGCTCATCGACCAGATCTATGACATCCACGCTGCCTCCAAAACCATCGGCACCATCGTGCTCAACCTGATCCGCATTATGCCAAGAACCAAGGTTGAGAAACTCGCGCTGGAGAATGGCGTGATCACACCCGAAACAGATCTGCTTTTCCCCACCTACTATAATCCCGATCCCTTTAAAACCGTGCGGTATGACCTTGAAATCTACCATAACAAACGAAATATCTTTATGTGGCAGGACGCCTAA